A genome region from Bradyrhizobium commune includes the following:
- a CDS encoding carotenoid oxygenase family protein, with the protein MQQDVTERRNNIAPIPFEADAPFLKIVGELPRELNGTLYRNGPNPQFEVPGAHWFVGDGMLHAFHLENGRASYRNRWVRTPKWLAEHDAGRAFFGNGFGRKLQDAPAHVTDGGVANTNIIFHAGKLLALEEAHLPTEIEPGTLATRGYHNYQGRVAGTFTAHPKIDPVTGELVFFGYNAAGPLTSALSYGSIDASGKATRFERFEAPYASMVHDFIVTENHVLFPILPLTGSVERATSGKPPYAWEPEKGAYVGVMKRQGSTQGTAKDIIWFRGEACYVFHVMNAWEDGDRIIADVMQFEVAPLFPHPDGRPTNPEKSFARHCRWTFDLGGNTDRFQQMYLDDLTGEFPRIDDRRAGLKSRHGWYACANPRLPMFGALSGIVHVDGNGKRLGQYLLPAGDTISEPVFVERSKDAAEGDGWLLAVVWRARENRSDLAVFNATDIEAGPAALVQLGHRVPDGFHGNWVGAA; encoded by the coding sequence GTGCAGCAGGACGTCACCGAGCGCCGCAACAACATCGCGCCGATTCCATTCGAGGCCGATGCCCCCTTCCTCAAGATCGTCGGCGAATTGCCACGTGAGCTGAACGGCACGCTCTATCGCAACGGCCCCAATCCGCAGTTCGAAGTACCCGGCGCGCACTGGTTCGTCGGCGACGGCATGCTGCACGCCTTCCACCTCGAGAACGGCCGCGCCAGCTATCGCAACCGCTGGGTCCGCACGCCGAAATGGCTCGCCGAGCACGACGCCGGCCGTGCGTTCTTCGGCAACGGCTTCGGCCGCAAATTGCAGGACGCGCCTGCTCACGTGACCGACGGCGGCGTCGCCAATACCAACATCATCTTCCACGCCGGCAAGCTCTTGGCGCTGGAGGAGGCGCACCTGCCGACCGAGATCGAGCCGGGCACGCTCGCGACGCGCGGCTATCACAACTACCAGGGCCGCGTCGCCGGCACCTTTACGGCGCATCCGAAGATCGATCCGGTCACCGGCGAGCTGGTGTTCTTCGGCTACAATGCCGCGGGACCGCTGACATCAGCCCTCTCCTACGGATCGATCGACGCCTCCGGCAAGGCGACGCGCTTCGAGCGGTTCGAGGCGCCCTATGCCAGCATGGTGCACGACTTCATCGTTACCGAAAACCATGTGCTGTTTCCGATCCTGCCCCTCACCGGCAGCGTGGAGCGCGCCACAAGCGGCAAGCCGCCTTACGCCTGGGAGCCCGAGAAAGGCGCCTATGTCGGCGTGATGAAGCGCCAAGGATCGACTCAAGGCACAGCGAAAGACATCATCTGGTTCCGCGGTGAGGCCTGCTACGTCTTCCACGTCATGAACGCCTGGGAGGACGGCGACCGCATCATCGCTGATGTCATGCAGTTCGAGGTGGCCCCGCTGTTTCCCCATCCCGACGGCCGGCCGACGAATCCCGAGAAATCCTTTGCGCGCCATTGCCGCTGGACCTTCGATCTCGGCGGGAATACCGACCGCTTCCAGCAGATGTATCTGGACGATCTCACCGGTGAATTCCCGCGCATCGACGATCGCCGCGCCGGATTGAAGAGCCGCCACGGCTGGTATGCCTGCGCCAATCCGCGGCTGCCGATGTTCGGCGCGCTGTCCGGCATCGTTCATGTCGACGGCAACGGAAAGCGGCTCGGCCAATATCTGCTGCCGGCCGGCGACACTATCTCCGAGCCGGTCTTCGTCGAGCGCTCGAAGGACGCTGCCGAGGGCGACGGCTGGCTGCTCGCGGTGGTCTGGCGCGCACGCGAAAACCGCAGCGACCTCGCCGTGTTCAACGCCACCGACATCGAGGCGGGCCCCGCAGCCCTGGTGCAGCTCGGCCACCGCGTACCCGACGGCTTTCACGGCAATTGGGTGGGAGCAGCGTAG
- a CDS encoding TetR/AcrR family transcriptional regulator produces MGKSETRTETTRLARSPKKPSSAAASRPARRPASAKAETPYHHGALREALLQAAERVLERDGLAGLTLRAVAREAGVSHAAPTHHFGDLTGLVSELAAIGFRQFNAAMVAACDFATTPLARALARPKAYVAYAQAHPGMYGLMFRTERLDYSRPSLHEAAESSFAGLANAIGAMRQEQISGDALTLDQGAAIARAWSMVHGFTMLLLDGRLEDILERLPKGTTAEQLLEAILKSTVAGKLPGT; encoded by the coding sequence ATGGGCAAGAGCGAAACCAGGACAGAAACGACGCGCCTCGCGCGTTCCCCGAAAAAGCCGTCGTCGGCCGCGGCATCGCGTCCGGCGCGCCGCCCGGCGAGCGCGAAGGCGGAGACGCCCTACCACCACGGTGCGCTCCGCGAGGCGCTGCTCCAGGCCGCCGAACGGGTGCTGGAGCGCGACGGTCTGGCCGGCCTGACGCTGCGCGCGGTGGCGCGCGAGGCGGGGGTATCGCATGCCGCGCCGACGCATCATTTCGGCGATCTTACCGGGCTCGTCAGCGAGCTCGCGGCGATCGGCTTCCGCCAGTTCAATGCGGCGATGGTAGCGGCCTGCGACTTCGCCACGACGCCGCTTGCGCGCGCGCTGGCGCGGCCGAAAGCCTATGTCGCCTATGCCCAGGCCCATCCCGGCATGTATGGCTTGATGTTCCGCACCGAGCGCCTCGACTATTCCAGGCCCTCACTGCACGAGGCGGCCGAATCGTCTTTTGCCGGACTTGCGAATGCGATCGGCGCGATGCGACAGGAGCAGATCAGCGGCGATGCGCTGACGCTCGACCAGGGTGCCGCGATCGCACGCGCCTGGTCGATGGTGCATGGTTTCACCATGCTGCTCCTGGACGGACGGCTCGAGGATATTCTGGAGCGGCTGCCCAAGGGCACGACGGCCGAGCAGCTTCTGGAAGCGATCCTGAAGTCGACCGTGGCCGGAAAGCTGCCTGGCACCTGA
- a CDS encoding SET domain-containing protein codes for MPAISSHKPYRVGRSKTGLGLFATKPIKKGTRIIRYFGPILDSRIPEQDDIENKYLFELNGRWTINGAVRKNLARYINHSCRPNAESDVRPRERKVFIRAIRNIEPGDEINYDYGTDYFKAYLKPIGCKCPSCETKRKKQRAEARAERAKVKARAERKAQKAGAKGSKKKKLNGHAFGKPNGRVRV; via the coding sequence ATGCCAGCCATCTCGTCGCACAAACCCTATCGCGTCGGCCGCTCCAAGACCGGGCTCGGCCTCTTCGCCACCAAACCGATCAAGAAGGGCACCCGGATTATCCGTTATTTCGGACCGATCCTGGACTCGCGCATTCCCGAGCAGGACGACATCGAGAACAAATACCTGTTCGAGCTCAACGGCCGCTGGACCATCAACGGCGCGGTGCGCAAGAACCTCGCCCGCTACATCAACCATTCCTGCCGGCCCAACGCCGAATCCGACGTTCGTCCGCGCGAGCGCAAGGTCTTCATCCGCGCCATCAGGAACATCGAGCCGGGCGACGAGATCAACTACGACTACGGCACCGACTATTTTAAGGCCTATCTGAAGCCGATCGGCTGCAAGTGCCCCTCCTGCGAAACCAAGCGCAAGAAGCAGCGCGCTGAAGCGCGTGCCGAACGCGCCAAGGTGAAGGCGCGCGCGGAACGCAAGGCCCAGAAGGCGGGCGCAAAGGGCAGCAAAAAGAAGAAGCTCAACGGCCACGCCTTCGGCAAGCCGAACGGCCGCGTGCGGGTATAG
- the xylB gene encoding xylulokinase, producing the protein MYLGIDLGTSAVKTVLVDGAQRVIASASRPLTTVSPQSGYSEQDPAQWIEATFATLDALKVTHAAELAAVEGIGLSGQMHGATLLDANGRPLRPCILWNDGRSVTECRILEQNWPALRATTGNKAMPGFTAPKLLWIATHEPEVFTATRLVLLPKAYLRLVLTGEAIEDVSDASGSLWLDAARRDWSDAALAATRLSRGQMPRLVEGCAPAATLRSELAQRWDMIRRPTVAGGAGDNPAGAVGIGAIKPGTAFISLGTSGALLTPTSRIAANPDRGVHTFCHAIPAMWIQAGAILSAASCLAWMSRLFGVTEADLLAPLGLRPQMPSPVSFLPYLAGERTPHDDPAARGMLDGLSHGTDRDAIVQAVLEGVAFALADCRDVLTDAGVAVAEADVIGGGSRSRFWLSVLANVLNVPIHRFAEGETGAAFGAARLGRLAVTGEAIAAVCTPPQRVETFEPDRVLVDAYADRHPAWRELYRPRH; encoded by the coding sequence ATGTATCTCGGCATCGATCTCGGCACTTCGGCGGTCAAGACCGTTCTCGTCGACGGCGCCCAGCGCGTGATTGCAAGCGCGAGCCGGCCGCTGACGACGGTCTCGCCGCAATCAGGCTATTCCGAGCAGGATCCCGCGCAATGGATCGAGGCGACCTTCGCCACGCTGGATGCATTGAAGGTAACGCACGCGGCCGAGTTGGCTGCGGTCGAAGGCATTGGGCTCTCCGGCCAGATGCATGGTGCCACGCTGCTTGATGCGAACGGCCGACCGTTGCGGCCCTGCATCCTCTGGAACGACGGGCGGTCCGTCACCGAGTGCCGCATCCTGGAACAAAATTGGCCCGCCTTGCGTGCGACGACCGGCAACAAGGCGATGCCCGGATTCACGGCGCCAAAGCTGCTCTGGATCGCGACGCATGAACCCGAAGTTTTTACAGCCACGAGACTCGTCCTGCTTCCGAAGGCGTATCTGCGTCTGGTCCTGACGGGCGAAGCCATCGAGGACGTCTCGGACGCATCGGGGTCGCTGTGGCTCGACGCCGCGCGCAGGGACTGGTCGGATGCAGCATTGGCCGCGACCCGCCTGTCGCGCGGTCAGATGCCGCGTCTGGTCGAGGGCTGCGCGCCCGCAGCAACACTGCGCAGCGAGCTCGCGCAACGCTGGGACATGATCAGGCGCCCGACCGTCGCGGGCGGAGCCGGCGACAATCCGGCGGGTGCCGTCGGCATCGGCGCAATCAAGCCGGGAACCGCGTTCATCTCGCTGGGAACCTCAGGCGCCTTGCTGACTCCGACGAGCAGGATTGCCGCCAACCCGGATCGCGGGGTGCATACGTTCTGCCATGCCATCCCCGCGATGTGGATTCAGGCGGGCGCCATCCTCTCGGCGGCTTCATGCCTTGCCTGGATGTCGCGTTTGTTCGGCGTCACCGAGGCGGACCTGCTGGCGCCGCTCGGGTTGCGGCCGCAAATGCCCTCGCCGGTGAGCTTCCTGCCTTACCTCGCGGGCGAGCGGACGCCACACGACGATCCCGCCGCGCGCGGCATGCTCGATGGCTTGAGCCACGGCACCGATCGCGACGCGATCGTGCAGGCCGTGCTCGAGGGCGTTGCTTTCGCGCTTGCGGATTGCCGGGACGTGCTCACGGATGCCGGCGTCGCGGTCGCGGAAGCCGATGTGATCGGCGGTGGTTCACGCTCCCGGTTCTGGCTGTCGGTGCTGGCAAACGTTCTGAATGTTCCGATCCATCGCTTTGCCGAAGGCGAAACCGGCGCGGCGTTCGGTGCGGCGAGATTGGGGCGACTTGCTGTCACGGGCGAGGCAATCGCGGCCGTGTGCACGCCCCCACAGCGCGTCGAGACATTCGAACCTGACCGCGTGCTCGTCGATGCCTATGCGGATCGGCATCCCGCCTGGCGCGAACTGTATCGGCCACGCCACTAG
- a CDS encoding sugar ABC transporter ATP-binding protein — translation MNDPILEMRGVSKSFFGIKALRAVDLTVYAGEIHALMGENGAGKSTLMKILSGAYRPDPGGEIRIEGRPVRIEGPLGGRAAGISIIYQELSLAPNLSVAENIYLGREMSRAGLLARGAMREGVGPILQRLGADFLPSTLVAHLSMGQRQLVEIARALHARSKILIMDEPTTALSAGESERLFALIRQLRAEGLAIIYISHRMDEVYALGDRVTVLRDGRFVGSLDKPEIRADTIVRLMVGRDVSSFYKKDHDPEAGRGHPVLDAIDMSDGRRVKGCSLTVHAGEVVGLAGLIGAGRTELAHLIIGAAVKTSGRLELEGRPVDVRTPGEALEAGIAYLTEDRKALGLFLDMSCLDNINLAVLARDAKLGWFLDRDKARERADRAFTGLSIRAANVGVPAGGLSGGNQQKVLLSRLLAIAPKVLILDEPTRGVDVGAKSEIYSIIDNLAKVGTAILVISSDLPEIIGICDRVIVMRSGLIAGEIRRTATTPLNQEDIMALATGTEHLDA, via the coding sequence ATGAACGATCCGATCCTCGAGATGCGCGGGGTCTCAAAATCCTTCTTCGGCATCAAGGCGCTGCGCGCCGTCGATCTCACCGTCTATGCCGGTGAAATCCATGCCTTGATGGGCGAGAACGGCGCCGGCAAATCGACGTTGATGAAGATCTTGTCGGGCGCCTACCGGCCCGATCCCGGCGGTGAGATCCGCATCGAGGGCAGGCCGGTGCGGATCGAAGGCCCGCTCGGCGGCCGCGCTGCGGGCATCTCCATCATCTACCAGGAACTATCTTTGGCCCCCAATCTCAGCGTGGCGGAGAATATTTATCTCGGTCGCGAGATGTCGCGCGCGGGCTTGCTGGCGCGCGGCGCCATGCGCGAGGGCGTTGGCCCGATCCTGCAACGGCTCGGCGCAGACTTCCTGCCGTCGACGCTGGTGGCGCATCTGTCGATGGGGCAGCGCCAGCTTGTCGAGATCGCACGTGCACTGCACGCGAGGTCGAAAATTCTGATCATGGACGAGCCGACCACCGCATTGTCGGCTGGCGAGAGCGAGCGGCTGTTCGCGTTGATCCGCCAACTCCGTGCCGAGGGGCTTGCCATTATCTACATCTCGCACCGTATGGACGAGGTCTATGCGCTCGGCGATCGCGTCACCGTGCTGCGCGACGGCCGTTTCGTGGGCTCGCTCGACAAGCCCGAGATCCGCGCCGACACCATCGTGCGGCTGATGGTGGGGCGCGATGTCTCCTCTTTCTACAAGAAGGACCACGACCCGGAGGCGGGGCGCGGGCATCCCGTGCTCGACGCGATCGACATGTCCGATGGTCGGCGCGTCAAGGGCTGCTCGCTCACCGTACATGCCGGCGAAGTTGTCGGGCTCGCCGGCCTGATCGGCGCCGGGCGCACCGAGCTTGCGCATCTCATCATCGGCGCGGCAGTAAAAACGTCCGGCCGTCTCGAACTTGAAGGCCGACCAGTCGACGTCCGCACGCCCGGCGAGGCGCTCGAAGCCGGCATCGCTTATCTGACGGAAGACAGGAAGGCGCTCGGCCTGTTTCTGGACATGTCGTGTCTGGACAACATCAATCTCGCCGTGCTCGCGCGCGATGCCAAGCTCGGCTGGTTCCTGGATCGCGACAAGGCACGTGAGCGTGCCGACAGAGCCTTCACCGGGCTCAGCATCCGTGCCGCCAACGTCGGTGTGCCCGCCGGCGGTCTCTCCGGTGGCAACCAGCAGAAGGTGCTGCTGTCGCGGCTTCTCGCCATCGCACCCAAGGTCCTGATCCTCGACGAGCCGACGCGCGGCGTCGACGTCGGAGCCAAGTCGGAAATCTATTCGATCATCGACAATCTCGCCAAGGTCGGCACCGCGATCCTCGTGATCTCGTCCGACCTGCCCGAGATCATCGGTATCTGCGACCGCGTCATCGTGATGCGGTCGGGACTTATCGCGGGTGAGATCAGGCGAACCGCGACGACGCCGTTGAATCAGGAGGATATCATGGCGCTTGCCACGGGGACGGAGCATCTCGATGCCTGA
- a CDS encoding ABC transporter permease subunit, whose protein sequence is MPEDASTQAKAATANGFAAAETKRQRIRLLIRAAGMLPVLLLLCAGFHYLSDGRFFTGQNLGIVLQQAAVNTVLAAGMTFVILTGGIDLSVGSILAASAMAGLTVSKLPELGAVWLPVAVLTGLGFGVINGALIALLRLPPFIVTLGSLTAVRGLARLLGADTTVFNPSIPYAFIGNGSLTLVPGVASIPWLSVIALLVILVSWLVLRRTVLGVHIYAVGGNESAARLAGIKVWAVLIFVYGMSGLLAGLGGAMQAARLYAANGLQLGQSYELDAITAVILGGTSFVGGIGSIWGTLVGALIIAALSNGLILTGVSDIWQYVIKGLVIIGAVALDRYRLQGSART, encoded by the coding sequence ATGCCTGAAGACGCGTCCACGCAGGCGAAGGCTGCCACGGCAAACGGCTTTGCCGCCGCAGAGACCAAGCGTCAGCGTATCAGGCTGCTGATCCGCGCGGCCGGCATGCTGCCGGTGCTGCTGCTCCTATGCGCAGGATTTCATTATCTGTCGGACGGCCGTTTCTTCACCGGACAGAATCTCGGCATCGTCTTGCAGCAGGCCGCCGTCAACACCGTGCTCGCTGCGGGCATGACCTTCGTCATCCTCACTGGCGGCATTGACCTCTCGGTCGGCTCGATCCTGGCAGCCTCGGCGATGGCCGGGCTGACGGTCTCCAAGCTGCCTGAGCTTGGCGCAGTCTGGCTGCCGGTTGCGGTTCTCACCGGTCTCGGCTTCGGCGTCATCAACGGCGCGCTGATTGCGCTGCTCCGCCTGCCGCCTTTCATCGTGACGCTCGGTTCGCTCACCGCCGTGCGCGGTCTGGCCCGTCTGCTCGGCGCCGACACCACGGTGTTCAATCCTTCCATTCCCTATGCCTTCATCGGCAACGGCTCGCTGACGCTTGTACCTGGCGTCGCCTCCATCCCCTGGCTGTCGGTGATTGCGCTGCTCGTTATCCTCGTGTCGTGGCTGGTGTTGCGCCGAACCGTGCTCGGCGTGCACATCTACGCGGTCGGCGGCAATGAGAGCGCAGCGCGCCTCGCCGGCATCAAGGTCTGGGCCGTGTTGATCTTCGTCTATGGCATGTCCGGACTGCTGGCCGGCCTCGGCGGCGCCATGCAGGCGGCGCGGCTCTATGCGGCCAACGGTCTTCAGCTCGGTCAAAGCTACGAGCTCGATGCCATCACCGCCGTCATCCTCGGCGGTACCTCCTTCGTCGGCGGCATCGGCTCGATCTGGGGCACGCTGGTCGGCGCGCTGATCATCGCGGCCCTGTCGAACGGTCTCATCCTCACCGGCGTCTCGGACATCTGGCAATACGTGATCAAGGGCCTGGTGATCATCGGCGCCGTGGCGCTGGACCGTTATCGGCTGCAAGGCTCCGCCCGAACCTGA
- a CDS encoding ABC transporter substrate-binding protein — MLKTITLAGAVTALALSTAPSFAKELKSIGVSLGSMGNPFFVALSKGAEFEAKKTNPNVKVTTVGFEYDLGKQVTQIDNFIAAGVDLILLNPGDPKAIGPAIKKAQAAGIVVVAVDTAAEGADATVTTNNVQAGEISCQYIVDKLGGKGDVVIENGPQVSAVIDRVTGCKNVFSKNPGIKVLSSDQDGKGSREGGLTVAQGYLTRFPKIDAIFAINDPQAIGTDLAARQQNRSGIVITAVDGAPDIEAALKDPASLQIQASASQDPFFMARRAVQVGVGILNGQKPASTVELLPSKLVTRDNVAEYKGWTSDRSQ, encoded by the coding sequence ATGTTGAAGACGATCACGCTCGCCGGCGCCGTGACGGCGCTTGCCTTAAGCACCGCGCCGTCCTTCGCCAAGGAGCTCAAGTCGATCGGCGTCTCACTGGGATCGATGGGCAACCCGTTCTTCGTCGCGCTGTCGAAGGGCGCCGAGTTCGAGGCCAAGAAGACCAATCCCAATGTGAAGGTCACCACGGTCGGCTTTGAATACGACCTCGGCAAGCAGGTCACCCAGATTGACAATTTCATCGCCGCCGGCGTCGACCTGATCCTGTTGAACCCCGGCGATCCCAAGGCGATCGGACCGGCGATCAAGAAGGCGCAGGCGGCAGGGATCGTGGTCGTCGCGGTCGACACCGCGGCCGAAGGTGCCGATGCCACCGTCACCACGAACAACGTCCAGGCCGGCGAGATCTCCTGCCAGTACATCGTCGACAAATTGGGCGGCAAGGGTGACGTCGTCATCGAGAACGGGCCGCAGGTCTCCGCCGTGATCGACCGCGTCACCGGCTGCAAGAACGTCTTCTCGAAGAATCCCGGCATCAAGGTGCTGTCCAGCGACCAGGACGGCAAGGGCTCGCGCGAAGGCGGCCTCACGGTCGCGCAAGGCTATCTGACCCGCTTCCCCAAGATCGACGCCATCTTCGCCATCAACGATCCACAGGCGATCGGCACCGACCTCGCAGCGCGCCAGCAAAACCGCAGCGGCATTGTCATCACCGCGGTGGACGGCGCGCCCGATATCGAAGCTGCGCTGAAGGACCCCGCCTCGCTGCAGATCCAGGCTTCCGCTTCGCAGGACCCGTTCTTCATGGCGCGGCGCGCCGTGCAGGTCGGTGTCGGCATTCTCAATGGCCAGAAGCCGGCCTCGACCGTCGAGCTGCTGCCGTCGAAGCTCGTCACTCGCGACAATGTTGCCGAGTACAAGGGCTGGACGTCGGATCGGTCGCAGTAG
- a CDS encoding helix-turn-helix domain-containing protein: MNAHASTARAEQSQPIHIGDHLREWRQRRRMSQLDLAGEAEISARHLSFVETGRSAPSREMVLKLAERLDVPLRERNVLLVAAGFAPAFPQRPLEDPALKSVRQAIDLVLRAHEPNPALAIDRHWNLVTANRMVAPLLAGIPERLFGQPFNVLRLAFHPEGLAPRTVNLAEWCAHLLERLHRQCEATADPELIKLYNDLKSFPIPARSAPLSSDNVAIPFKLRHDGEILSFFSTTMVFGTPVDITLSELALETFFPADERTAERLKQMAANVS; the protein is encoded by the coding sequence ATGAACGCACACGCATCCACGGCACGCGCTGAACAAAGCCAGCCGATCCACATCGGCGATCATTTGCGCGAATGGCGGCAGCGCCGCCGCATGAGCCAGCTCGATCTGGCGGGAGAGGCGGAGATCTCGGCGCGGCATTTGAGCTTCGTCGAGACCGGCCGCTCCGCGCCGTCGCGCGAGATGGTGCTCAAGCTTGCCGAGCGTCTCGACGTGCCGTTGCGCGAACGCAACGTGCTGCTGGTCGCCGCCGGCTTTGCGCCGGCCTTCCCGCAGCGCCCGCTGGAGGATCCCGCCTTGAAGTCAGTCCGTCAGGCGATCGACCTCGTGCTGAGGGCGCATGAGCCAAACCCGGCGCTCGCGATCGACCGGCATTGGAACCTGGTCACTGCCAACCGCATGGTGGCGCCGTTGCTCGCGGGTATTCCGGAGCGGTTGTTCGGTCAGCCCTTCAACGTCCTACGGCTCGCCTTCCATCCGGAGGGGTTGGCGCCGCGCACGGTCAATCTCGCGGAATGGTGCGCGCATCTACTCGAGCGCTTGCACCGGCAATGCGAGGCCACGGCCGATCCGGAGCTGATCAAGCTCTACAACGACCTCAAGAGCTTTCCGATCCCAGCGCGCTCGGCGCCGCTATCGAGCGACAATGTTGCGATCCCCTTCAAGCTGCGCCACGACGGGGAGATACTAAGTTTCTTCTCCACCACCATGGTGTTCGGTACGCCCGTGGACATCACCCTGTCGGAGCTCGCGCTGGAGACGTTCTTTCCCGCCGACGAGCGTACCGCCGAGCGACTGAAGCAAATGGCGGCAAATGTGAGCTAG
- a CDS encoding DsbA family oxidoreductase — MSNLKPLQIDVVSDVVCPWCYIGKHRIESALALVPDVPVKLNFRPFFLNPWVPREGISREDYLTTKFGSVEAYKGIAGRVVAAASEEGLVYKPELVARQPNTIDCHRLILWAEAIGKVPEMKQRLMELYFRDGGDLTDVNVLVQAAADIGLDAEDVRKRLATDEDVARVSADAQEAAEKGISGVPTYVFAQKYAVSGAQDPNLLARAIRQVSAEINAQAAE; from the coding sequence ATGAGCAACCTCAAACCGCTCCAGATCGATGTCGTCTCCGACGTCGTGTGCCCCTGGTGTTATATCGGCAAGCACCGGATCGAGAGCGCGCTCGCGCTCGTTCCCGATGTTCCCGTCAAGCTCAATTTCCGTCCGTTCTTCCTCAATCCCTGGGTGCCGCGCGAGGGCATCAGCCGCGAGGACTATCTCACCACCAAGTTCGGCTCGGTCGAAGCCTATAAGGGCATCGCCGGCCGCGTCGTGGCGGCTGCGAGCGAGGAGGGCCTCGTCTACAAGCCCGAGCTGGTGGCGCGCCAGCCGAACACGATCGACTGTCACCGCCTGATCCTGTGGGCGGAGGCGATCGGCAAAGTGCCCGAGATGAAGCAGCGCCTGATGGAGCTCTATTTCCGCGACGGCGGCGATCTCACCGACGTCAACGTGCTGGTGCAGGCCGCCGCCGATATCGGCCTCGATGCCGAGGACGTGCGCAAGCGCCTTGCCACCGACGAGGACGTCGCGCGCGTCTCGGCGGATGCGCAGGAAGCCGCCGAGAAAGGCATCTCCGGCGTGCCGACTTACGTGTTCGCGCAGAAATACGCCGTCTCCGGCGCGCAGGATCCGAACCTGCTCGCCCGCGCCATCCGCCAGGTCTCCGCCGAGATCAACGCCCAGGCGGCGGAGTAG
- a CDS encoding GNAT family N-acetyltransferase, whose protein sequence is MVDIAHQAAINPAPARDAAMTHARVPLTAVDPGRWRALAQRAIEPNGYYLPGWELAVSATARDRIGASALRAYDGSSTRLIGLMPVVSLWRAWKIPLPALVSAHPYGTLCSPLIDRDVSIEASMRLLQQARDGGAHALILRDVALDGAAMASLKEALGRRSLKPRVLSSYIRASLDATRSADELLHEALGAKKLKELRRQRHRLEQHGPVTFEVARKPAEIRPALEAFLQLEASGWKGKRRTALIQDAGDATFIRRAVPALAETAQCEIITLRAGTTPVAAGIVLRHQDRAFFFKLGIDERFAKYSPGVQLTLALTRHLCADPAIASADSTASANHPMINPIWRGRFAIADVLIPLRRHDPMVALIHGALIARGLARDAARGAIHLLRS, encoded by the coding sequence GTGGTCGACATCGCGCACCAGGCTGCGATCAATCCAGCACCTGCGAGGGATGCTGCGATGACGCACGCGCGCGTCCCGCTCACGGCGGTCGACCCTGGCCGGTGGCGCGCGCTCGCGCAGCGGGCGATCGAGCCGAACGGCTATTATCTGCCCGGCTGGGAGCTCGCCGTCAGCGCGACTGCGAGGGACCGCATCGGTGCTTCGGCTTTGCGCGCCTACGACGGCTCCTCAACGCGGCTGATCGGGCTGATGCCGGTGGTCTCGCTCTGGCGGGCCTGGAAAATCCCCCTGCCCGCGCTGGTGAGCGCACATCCCTATGGCACGCTGTGCAGTCCGCTGATCGATCGCGATGTTTCGATCGAGGCGTCGATGCGCCTACTGCAACAGGCGCGCGACGGGGGCGCACACGCGCTGATCCTGCGCGATGTCGCGCTCGACGGCGCGGCGATGGCATCGCTGAAAGAGGCGCTCGGCCGGCGCAGCCTGAAGCCGCGCGTGCTCTCCTCCTACATCCGCGCCAGTCTCGACGCGACGCGCAGTGCCGACGAATTGCTGCATGAGGCGCTCGGTGCGAAAAAGCTCAAGGAGCTGCGCCGCCAGCGCCATCGCCTGGAGCAGCACGGACCAGTCACCTTCGAGGTCGCGCGCAAGCCGGCCGAGATCAGGCCAGCGCTCGAAGCATTCTTGCAGCTCGAGGCCAGCGGCTGGAAGGGCAAGCGCCGTACCGCGCTGATCCAGGATGCGGGCGATGCCACCTTCATCCGCCGTGCCGTGCCTGCGCTCGCCGAAACCGCGCAATGCGAGATCATCACGCTGCGCGCCGGCACGACGCCGGTCGCCGCCGGCATCGTTCTGCGGCATCAGGATCGCGCCTTCTTCTTCAAGCTCGGCATCGACGAGCGCTTTGCGAAATATTCGCCTGGCGTGCAGCTCACACTCGCGCTGACCCGGCATCTCTGCGCCGATCCCGCTATTGCGAGCGCGGATTCAACCGCAAGCGCCAATCACCCCATGATCAACCCGATCTGGCGCGGGCGCTTTGCGATCGCTGACGTGCTGATCCCGTTGCGGCGGCATGACCCGATGGTGGCGCTGATTCACGGAGCGCTGATCGCGCGAGGCCTCGCGCGCGACGCAGCGCGAGGCGCAATCCACCTGCTCCGCAGTTAG
- a CDS encoding PilZ domain-containing protein — MIEKRAAQRHRVFKGGTITFDGSGIACTVRNMSTGGAAIDLEGPVALPQSFTLSISRDNFARNCRAVWRNDRRIGLAFVQ, encoded by the coding sequence ATGATCGAGAAGCGTGCAGCGCAGCGACACCGTGTTTTCAAGGGTGGCACGATCACCTTTGACGGCAGCGGCATCGCGTGCACCGTGCGCAACATGTCGACAGGCGGCGCCGCGATCGACCTCGAAGGCCCCGTCGCATTGCCGCAATCGTTCACGCTGTCGATCTCGCGCGACAATTTCGCGCGGAATTGCCGCGCGGTGTGGCGCAACGACAGGCGCATCGGCCTCGCCTTCGTGCAATGA